One part of the Marinobacter sp. M3C genome encodes these proteins:
- a CDS encoding fumarylacetoacetate hydrolase family protein: protein MKLLRYGPPGLEKPALLADDGSMRDLSQHVLDISPRMLGPKVLDELRALDPATLPKVEGDVRIGPPIAAIGKIVCVGLNYADHAKESNLPVPGEPVLFMKATSAICGPNDAVIIPRGAQKTDWEVELGIVIGRRAQYIERKHAMDYVAGYCIVNDVSERDFQHERGGSWDKGKGCDTFAPIGPWLVSADEVNDLHNLDLCLSVNDEVRQRGNTSTMIFSIDEIVSYVSQFMTLNPGDVICTGTPPGVGAGMQPPQFLKPGDRMRLSISGLGEQCQDVVTWRPTEA, encoded by the coding sequence ATGAAGCTGCTTCGATATGGCCCACCTGGTCTGGAAAAGCCGGCGTTGCTCGCTGACGACGGCAGCATGCGTGATCTATCACAACACGTGCTCGATATTAGCCCGCGCATGCTAGGTCCCAAGGTGCTGGATGAGTTGCGTGCGCTGGATCCGGCTACCCTGCCCAAGGTTGAAGGTGATGTGCGCATCGGCCCGCCCATTGCGGCCATCGGAAAGATCGTGTGCGTAGGTTTGAACTATGCCGACCATGCTAAAGAATCCAATTTGCCCGTGCCTGGCGAGCCCGTGCTGTTTATGAAGGCCACGAGTGCCATCTGCGGGCCGAATGACGCCGTTATCATTCCTCGTGGCGCACAGAAAACAGACTGGGAGGTTGAGCTTGGCATCGTTATCGGGCGTAGAGCGCAATACATCGAACGTAAGCATGCGATGGACTACGTGGCTGGCTACTGCATCGTCAATGACGTGTCTGAACGGGATTTCCAGCACGAGCGTGGTGGCTCTTGGGACAAGGGCAAGGGCTGCGATACCTTCGCGCCGATCGGTCCGTGGTTGGTGAGTGCCGATGAAGTTAACGATTTACACAATTTGGATTTGTGCCTCAGCGTGAACGATGAAGTGCGCCAACGCGGCAACACCAGCACCATGATCTTTTCCATCGATGAGATCGTGAGCTATGTCAGCCAGTTCATGACCCTCAACCCAGGGGATGTTATCTGTACTGGTACTCCACCGGGTGTTGGCGCCGGCATGCAACCGCCGCAATTCCTCAAGCCGGGTGACCGTATGCGCCTGAGCATCAGCGGCCTTGGCGAGCAATGCCAAGACGTGGTGACTTGGCGGCCGACTGAAGCGTAG
- a CDS encoding aldehyde dehydrogenase (NADP(+)) produces the protein MTLEGKSLIGQKTVGGNAADIYAIDPSTGKKLEPTYQGGGQAEVDLACEMAWAAFDTYRETSLEERAVFLETIATEIEAIGDELIERGVAESGLPRPRIEGERGRTCGQLRLFASVVRAGEWLDVRIDPALPERQPMPRVDLRQRHVATGPVAVFGPSNFPLAFSVAGGDSASALAAGCPVVVKAHSAHPGTSELVGKAVQKAVKHCGLPEGVFALLYGSGRDLGQALVADPRIKAVGFTGSRQGGTALMKTAQSRPEPIPVYAEMSSINPVFLFPEALNNRGEEIAKTFVGSLTMGAGQFCTNPGLVLAVKSPALDTFLDFASTAVKESAAQTMLTPGTHQSYEEGVNRFANHAKVREVARGQQGSGPHDCQAALFQTTASEFLADEALQQEEVFGACSLVVECSSIDELQHVAEQLGGQLTVTLHIDEGDLTSARALLPTLERKAGRILANGWPTGVEVCHAMVHGGPYPATSDSRTTSVGSAAIHRFLRPVCYQALPEALLPEALKNGNPLSVSRLVDGKREI, from the coding sequence ATGACACTGGAAGGTAAATCACTAATCGGTCAAAAAACTGTGGGCGGCAATGCAGCTGACATCTATGCCATCGACCCCTCTACCGGCAAGAAGCTTGAGCCCACCTATCAAGGCGGAGGACAGGCTGAAGTTGACCTGGCTTGTGAGATGGCCTGGGCAGCCTTCGATACCTATCGCGAGACCTCTCTTGAGGAGCGTGCGGTTTTTCTCGAAACCATCGCGACCGAAATCGAAGCCATCGGCGATGAATTGATCGAGCGAGGCGTGGCTGAAAGCGGCCTGCCCCGGCCACGTATCGAGGGCGAACGGGGTCGTACCTGCGGCCAGCTGCGTCTGTTCGCCTCCGTGGTACGTGCCGGTGAATGGCTCGACGTGCGCATCGACCCGGCACTGCCGGAACGCCAGCCCATGCCCAGGGTCGACCTGCGCCAACGACATGTCGCTACCGGGCCGGTGGCTGTCTTCGGTCCCAGCAACTTCCCGTTGGCATTTTCCGTCGCCGGAGGGGATTCTGCCTCAGCGTTAGCCGCAGGTTGCCCCGTGGTGGTCAAGGCGCATTCGGCTCATCCCGGCACATCCGAGCTGGTCGGCAAGGCAGTACAGAAGGCCGTGAAACACTGCGGCCTGCCGGAGGGTGTCTTCGCGCTACTCTACGGTTCGGGCCGCGATCTTGGTCAGGCACTAGTCGCCGACCCACGCATCAAGGCGGTGGGCTTTACCGGGTCGCGTCAAGGCGGGACCGCGTTGATGAAGACGGCTCAGAGCCGCCCCGAACCGATCCCGGTGTATGCTGAGATGAGCAGTATCAACCCGGTCTTCCTGTTCCCGGAAGCACTCAACAACCGGGGTGAGGAGATCGCCAAGACCTTCGTTGGTTCCCTCACCATGGGTGCTGGCCAGTTCTGTACCAACCCGGGCCTGGTACTCGCAGTGAAAAGTCCGGCTCTGGATACTTTCCTCGATTTCGCAAGCACTGCGGTCAAGGAGAGCGCGGCGCAAACGATGCTCACGCCGGGTACACACCAGTCCTACGAAGAAGGCGTCAATCGCTTCGCCAACCATGCCAAGGTCCGCGAAGTGGCTCGTGGTCAGCAGGGTTCCGGCCCCCATGATTGCCAGGCGGCGTTATTTCAAACCACCGCTTCCGAGTTCCTCGCTGACGAAGCATTGCAACAGGAAGAAGTGTTCGGGGCTTGTTCGCTTGTAGTGGAATGCTCAAGCATCGACGAGCTGCAGCACGTCGCCGAGCAACTCGGAGGCCAGCTCACCGTCACCCTTCATATTGACGAGGGCGACCTGACCAGTGCACGTGCCCTGCTACCGACACTTGAACGCAAAGCCGGACGTATTCTGGCCAATGGTTGGCCCACCGGCGTTGAGGTGTGTCATGCCATGGTGCATGGAGGCCCTTACCCGGCCACCTCCGACTCGCGTACCACCTCGGTGGGCAGCGCAGCGATTCATCGCTTTCTGCGCCCGGTATGCTACCAGGCCCTGCCCGAAGCGCTGTTGCCCGAAGCACTCAAGAACGGCAATCCCCTCAGCGTTTCCCGGCTGGTGGATGGCAAGCGCGAGATATAA
- a CDS encoding IS5 family transposase codes for MKQTSFAQAEFAAKKKTTRRERFLAEMEQTVPWSRLLNALSPFYYPDSRGKRGRPPIPLKRMLRMYFVQQWYALADEALEDAIYDSQALRNFVGIDLAVESVPDATTLLKFRHLLEKQALTQVIFEQINGHLADRGMLMREGTIVDATIIAAPPSTKNKAKARDPEMHQTRKGNEWYFGMKAHIGTDADSGLVHSLTGTAANVADITETERLLHGEETEAYADAGYTGVAKRDEFKDTKVTWHVAEKRGKLKKMAEGPRKDLVTQFERAKAQIRAKVEHPFHVIKNLFRHRKVRYRGLLKNTAQLFTLFALGNLILARRINPSQSA; via the coding sequence ATGAAGCAAACAAGTTTCGCCCAGGCAGAATTTGCTGCCAAGAAAAAGACAACCCGCCGTGAGCGGTTTTTGGCAGAAATGGAGCAGACCGTGCCCTGGTCGAGGCTGCTGAACGCGCTATCGCCGTTCTATTATCCTGATTCTCGCGGTAAACGAGGCCGTCCCCCAATACCTTTAAAGCGCATGCTGCGGATGTACTTTGTGCAGCAGTGGTACGCCCTGGCGGACGAAGCACTGGAAGATGCCATCTATGACAGTCAGGCGCTGCGCAATTTTGTGGGGATTGACCTAGCCGTGGAATCGGTCCCCGATGCCACAACGCTGTTGAAGTTTCGCCACTTACTCGAAAAGCAGGCTTTAACCCAGGTGATCTTTGAACAGATCAACGGCCACTTGGCGGACCGCGGCATGCTCATGCGTGAGGGTACGATCGTCGATGCCACTATTATTGCAGCACCGCCCTCGACCAAGAACAAAGCAAAGGCGCGGGATCCGGAGATGCATCAGACCAGAAAAGGCAACGAATGGTACTTCGGCATGAAAGCGCATATTGGCACGGACGCAGACTCTGGGCTGGTCCACAGCCTGACGGGCACGGCCGCCAATGTAGCGGATATCACCGAAACCGAGCGCCTGTTGCACGGTGAAGAAACCGAGGCGTATGCGGATGCGGGTTACACCGGTGTGGCCAAACGCGACGAATTTAAGGACACAAAGGTTACCTGGCACGTGGCAGAGAAACGCGGCAAGCTCAAGAAAATGGCAGAAGGCCCGCGCAAAGATCTGGTGACCCAGTTCGAGCGAGCCAAAGCCCAGATCCGGGCCAAAGTGGAGCATCCGTTCCACGTGATCAAGAATCTATTCCGGCACCGAAAGGTCCGTTACCGAGGGCTGTTAAAGAACACAGCGCAGCTGTTTACGTTGTTTGCTCTGGGCAATCTTATACTCGCTCGCAGGATAAATCCGTCTCAAAGCGCGTGA
- a CDS encoding NAD(P)-dependent oxidoreductase has translation MTTINVGFIGLGLMGHAMANNIQSKGFSLGVMAHRNRQRVDDLVAKGAREFSHAAELTRAVDVVLLCLPGTTEVSQALAGETGVLAGLRPGQIVVDCSTGDPNRTAELAAQVVAHGGHYLDAPVNRTPKDAQAGRLNVLVGGDVHVLDKVRPILECFSETIHHLGPLSSGHKAKVIHNFISQGNATILAEAFCTAAKNGIDLAAFAEICNMSGGYSRTFERIIPYVLHGDDSGQQFALSNCEKDMRYYTELTKSTQTTGIVSDAVYQTFVLAKALGHGDKYVPRLFDVMGEINGVSVRAKPLESKA, from the coding sequence ATGACAACTATTAATGTTGGTTTCATCGGTCTTGGTCTGATGGGTCACGCCATGGCCAACAACATCCAGAGCAAGGGCTTCAGTCTCGGCGTCATGGCTCACCGTAACCGTCAGCGAGTTGATGATCTGGTGGCCAAGGGCGCGCGTGAGTTCAGCCATGCTGCTGAACTCACGCGCGCAGTTGACGTTGTACTATTGTGCTTGCCGGGTACGACTGAGGTTAGCCAGGCATTGGCTGGGGAAACCGGCGTGCTGGCCGGACTGCGCCCAGGGCAGATCGTGGTTGATTGCAGTACGGGCGATCCGAACCGCACGGCCGAGTTAGCCGCACAGGTGGTCGCGCACGGTGGTCATTACCTCGATGCACCGGTTAACCGCACGCCAAAAGATGCCCAAGCTGGACGCCTTAATGTGCTCGTCGGTGGCGATGTCCACGTGCTAGACAAGGTTCGCCCAATACTGGAGTGTTTCTCGGAGACCATCCATCACTTGGGGCCTTTGAGCAGTGGGCACAAAGCCAAGGTGATCCATAATTTTATCTCCCAGGGTAACGCCACCATACTGGCTGAAGCTTTTTGCACAGCGGCAAAGAACGGAATTGACCTGGCCGCTTTTGCGGAAATCTGCAACATGAGTGGTGGCTACAGCCGGACCTTTGAGCGGATTATTCCCTATGTTTTGCATGGGGATGATTCGGGGCAACAGTTCGCTTTGTCCAACTGCGAAAAGGATATGCGTTATTACACTGAACTGACCAAATCCACTCAGACCACCGGCATTGTGTCCGATGCTGTTTATCAGACGTTCGTGCTAGCTAAAGCATTAGGCCACGGCGATAAATATGTGCCGCGTCTGTTCGACGTGATGGGTGAGATAAACGGAGTGAGCGTGCGCGCCAAGCCCTTGGAGAGCAAGGCATGA
- the araD1 gene encoding AraD1 family protein has translation MRLIQFENGQNQRKVGIVGSKYISVVNGVASTRELALQAIRNRHGLIAEIERLGSEPGPLYAELISQRRVLAPLDHSDPAHCMVSGTGLTHLGSASTRDKMHQQVEAQQANEKLTDTMQMFQWGMANGRPAAGSEGAQPEWFYKGDGSIVVRPGEDFPVPDFAEDFGEEPELTGLYVIADDGQPYRIGFALGNEFSDHVVERKNYLYLAHSKLRFCSFGPEMLIGELPRHLSGISRIRRGDEVLWEKEFLSGEDNMCHTLENLEYHHFKYSQFLRAGDVHIHFFGTATLSFADGIKAQPGDTFEVSLDALGEPLRNGIRVHQPAIPVGGVRPL, from the coding sequence ATGCGACTGATTCAATTTGAGAACGGGCAAAACCAACGTAAGGTCGGTATCGTCGGCAGTAAATACATCAGTGTAGTCAACGGTGTCGCGAGTACTCGCGAACTGGCGTTGCAAGCGATCCGAAATCGACATGGGCTAATTGCCGAAATCGAGCGTTTAGGCTCTGAGCCAGGCCCGCTCTATGCTGAATTAATTTCACAGCGCCGCGTACTGGCACCGTTGGATCATAGTGATCCGGCCCACTGCATGGTTTCTGGCACTGGTCTGACTCACTTGGGTAGCGCTTCCACGCGCGATAAGATGCATCAGCAGGTTGAAGCCCAGCAGGCCAACGAAAAACTCACCGACACCATGCAAATGTTCCAGTGGGGTATGGCGAATGGCCGCCCAGCGGCAGGCAGTGAAGGCGCGCAGCCGGAGTGGTTTTACAAAGGTGACGGAAGTATCGTGGTGCGTCCCGGTGAAGACTTCCCAGTGCCCGATTTCGCCGAAGATTTTGGTGAAGAGCCGGAGCTAACAGGCCTCTACGTTATTGCGGATGACGGCCAGCCGTATCGTATCGGCTTTGCCCTAGGTAACGAGTTTTCAGATCATGTGGTTGAGCGTAAAAACTACCTGTATTTGGCTCACTCTAAGCTACGTTTCTGTTCTTTTGGCCCCGAAATGTTGATTGGCGAGCTACCGCGTCATCTGTCGGGAATCAGCCGCATTCGTCGCGGTGACGAGGTTTTGTGGGAGAAGGAATTTCTTTCTGGTGAAGACAATATGTGTCACACCTTAGAGAATCTTGAGTATCACCACTTTAAATACAGTCAATTCTTACGTGCCGGCGACGTACATATACACTTTTTCGGTACTGCAACCTTGTCGTTTGCTGATGGTATTAAGGCACAACCTGGCGACACTTTTGAAGTCAGCTTGGATGCCTTGGGCGAACCTCTGCGTAATGGTATTCGTGTACATCAGCCCGCTATCCCGGTAGGTGGCGTGCGGCCTCTTTGA
- a CDS encoding TRAP transporter substrate-binding protein, giving the protein MKFIPKAFGAALCFSAMILSTASHAADEINKHTFKIAFVQAKNHPHGLGAKKFAEVVKEKSDGKMKVMIFASGTLGGDTQVISSVQGGIVDMTLVTPGLLSGIEKGFGLYGLPFLFKNSTEVDAVLDGPTSQALLGKLEPHGLIGLGYWDHGFRHVTNSQRPVKTLEDLNGLKLRLQQIPTAIESFAALGVNVVPLSFTELYTAMETKTVDGQENPLAAIETSKFYEVQEYLSLTGHFYDPLVAIFSKQTWDKLNDAERALVRSASLEAQAYERKVSRDMDVSSREMLAKEGMKINEVAPEEIERMRKQVRPVVEKFIAEYGRDLMDEMNAEIAKVRNAQ; this is encoded by the coding sequence ATGAAATTTATCCCTAAAGCTTTCGGCGCAGCACTGTGTTTCTCAGCGATGATTTTGTCTACTGCTAGCCACGCTGCAGATGAAATCAATAAACACACCTTCAAGATTGCCTTCGTACAGGCCAAGAATCATCCGCACGGACTAGGTGCAAAGAAGTTCGCCGAAGTAGTTAAGGAAAAGAGCGACGGAAAAATGAAGGTCATGATATTCGCCAGCGGGACTTTAGGTGGCGATACGCAGGTCATTTCTTCTGTGCAGGGTGGCATTGTCGATATGACGCTAGTAACCCCTGGTTTGCTTTCTGGAATCGAGAAGGGCTTTGGTCTTTATGGCCTGCCGTTCCTGTTCAAGAACTCCACCGAAGTGGATGCCGTACTCGACGGTCCTACTAGTCAGGCGTTGCTGGGCAAACTTGAGCCTCACGGCCTAATTGGCTTGGGCTACTGGGATCACGGTTTTCGTCATGTCACCAACAGCCAGCGCCCAGTGAAAACTCTGGAAGACCTCAATGGCCTGAAGCTGCGCCTACAACAGATACCGACCGCAATTGAATCGTTTGCGGCGCTTGGTGTTAACGTCGTACCGCTTTCGTTCACCGAACTCTACACGGCTATGGAAACAAAAACCGTAGACGGCCAAGAGAACCCGTTGGCAGCTATCGAAACTTCGAAGTTTTATGAAGTGCAGGAGTATTTGTCGCTAACTGGTCACTTCTATGATCCATTGGTTGCAATTTTCAGCAAACAAACTTGGGACAAACTTAACGATGCCGAGCGCGCGCTAGTGCGCAGTGCCTCGCTTGAGGCGCAGGCATACGAGCGTAAAGTATCTCGTGATATGGACGTCAGCTCGCGCGAAATGCTTGCCAAAGAGGGAATGAAAATCAACGAAGTGGCACCCGAAGAAATCGAGCGTATGCGTAAGCAGGTTCGCCCGGTCGTTGAAAAGTTTATTGCTGAATATGGACGCGATCTGATGGACGAAATGAACGCTGAGATCGCCAAGGTGCGCAACGCTCAGTAA
- a CDS encoding TRAP transporter small permease produces the protein MHKIVNGYFTLIQMLAVICLVTMVVLVFGNVVLRYGFNESILISEEVSRWAFVWLTFLGAVVVLRERGHMGVDMAIRLLPSWGERGCLIMSQLLMLFCSGLLVWGSWRQMQINWNIPSPVSGWSMGMFYASGAFFGVSASVIHVYEAVRLARGGEVFRPDESLD, from the coding sequence ATGCATAAAATCGTCAATGGCTATTTCACCTTGATCCAGATGCTGGCAGTTATCTGCCTCGTCACTATGGTGGTGCTGGTGTTTGGTAACGTTGTACTGCGTTACGGCTTTAACGAAAGCATTTTGATTTCTGAAGAAGTTTCGCGCTGGGCCTTTGTCTGGCTGACCTTTCTTGGCGCCGTAGTGGTGCTGCGCGAGCGTGGCCACATGGGCGTGGACATGGCCATACGGTTGTTGCCCTCTTGGGGCGAGCGAGGCTGTCTGATTATGTCTCAACTATTGATGTTGTTTTGCTCGGGGCTGTTGGTATGGGGCAGCTGGCGGCAGATGCAGATCAACTGGAACATACCGTCGCCAGTGTCTGGCTGGTCGATGGGGATGTTTTACGCCTCTGGCGCGTTTTTCGGCGTTTCGGCCAGTGTGATCCATGTATATGAGGCAGTTCGGTTAGCTCGCGGTGGTGAGGTTTTTCGTCCCGATGAATCGCTCGACTAA
- a CDS encoding TRAP transporter large permease subunit translates to MSVSLVGHIKGGLGYVTILAACVLASLSGSAAADAAALATLLVPMMVKAGHDKGTAGGLVAASGIIAPVLPPSIGLILFGVAANVSITKLFLAGIAPGLMMGVSLCVAWRIVSRRETVTTRSRASMGEISKAFYEGVWALFLPVIILVGLRTGIFTPTEAGVVAAVYALFVSVVIYRELTWKSMYQVLVSSVMTTSMVMFLVASAMVAAWMITIADLPSSVVDMLEPMMDSPRLLMLLIVTIIVIIGMAMDMSPIILILAPVMMPVAVAAGIDPIYFGVIFVMTCAIGLITPPVGLVLNVIAGVAKINFMATVRGVMPFLLAELLVVGLLLVFPQLLLVPAQWLY, encoded by the coding sequence ATCAGTGTTTCCCTAGTAGGCCACATCAAAGGTGGGCTCGGTTACGTCACTATTCTGGCCGCGTGTGTGCTGGCTAGTCTGTCGGGCTCTGCTGCTGCCGATGCAGCCGCATTGGCTACCTTATTGGTTCCGATGATGGTCAAAGCCGGACATGACAAGGGAACTGCCGGTGGCTTGGTGGCAGCCTCTGGGATCATCGCGCCGGTATTACCACCGTCTATCGGCCTGATCCTGTTTGGCGTAGCGGCCAACGTATCGATTACCAAGTTGTTCTTAGCGGGTATTGCGCCCGGTCTAATGATGGGAGTCTCACTGTGTGTGGCATGGCGCATTGTTTCTCGTCGTGAAACCGTGACCACTCGGTCGCGTGCATCGATGGGCGAAATTTCTAAGGCTTTTTATGAGGGTGTGTGGGCGCTGTTCTTGCCGGTGATCATTCTTGTTGGGCTGCGCACAGGGATATTTACGCCGACTGAGGCCGGTGTGGTTGCTGCGGTTTATGCTTTATTTGTTTCCGTGGTGATTTATCGCGAGCTAACTTGGAAGAGCATGTACCAGGTGCTGGTTTCTTCGGTAATGACTACGTCGATGGTTATGTTTCTAGTCGCGTCGGCCATGGTTGCTGCTTGGATGATCACCATAGCGGACCTGCCAAGTTCAGTGGTCGATATGTTAGAGCCAATGATGGACAGTCCGCGTTTGCTGATGCTGCTCATCGTAACAATCATCGTGATTATCGGAATGGCAATGGACATGTCGCCCATTATTTTGATCCTGGCCCCAGTAATGATGCCGGTTGCTGTAGCTGCTGGTATCGACCCTATCTACTTCGGCGTGATTTTTGTCATGACCTGTGCCATTGGCTTGATTACACCACCAGTGGGACTGGTGCTCAACGTTATTGCGGGTGTGGCTAAAATTAATTTTATGGCCACAGTGCGCGGCGTGATGCCCTTTCTACTTGCGGAACTGCTGGTCGTTGGCCTGCTGCTGGTATTTCCACAATTGCTACTGGTCCCCGCGCAGTGGCTCTACTGA
- a CDS encoding alpha-hydroxy acid oxidase, with amino-acid sequence MQRRLYQGRDFRRAQNIEELREMARRRLPNFSFEYVEGGSDDEVTLRRNRSIFESITLQPHSLRDVGHRSLERNFFSKPAQLPFMIGPTGFNGLLTRDGDLHLARAAAEAGIPFVLSNASTTSMEDIAAIDNIRAWMQIYLYRTRDHVTRLVERAERLNLEAIVVTTDSAILGNREWDKRNYAKPLHLDLRNYLDVLCHLRWIWDVLVPNGVPRFKNLGDLLPPGKDSVKGAASALAAELDPTLSWDDIAWLRDMWRGKLIVKGVIHPDDARRSMQYGVDGVILSNHGGRQLDGAVSAMETLPEVARICRGRMEVFLDGGFRRGSDIAKALLLGASGVLIGRAGIYGLAAGKGPGAAHAIDILRSELDRTLGLLGCCNLEELTPDLIHAPRWRALAEAIRN; translated from the coding sequence ATGCAACGACGCCTATATCAGGGTCGAGATTTTCGTCGCGCGCAGAATATTGAAGAACTGCGCGAAATGGCTCGTCGCCGCCTACCTAACTTCTCCTTTGAGTACGTCGAAGGCGGCTCGGACGATGAAGTGACACTGAGGCGAAATCGCTCTATTTTTGAGAGCATTACGCTGCAACCGCACTCGTTGCGAGACGTTGGGCATCGCAGCTTAGAACGTAACTTTTTTAGTAAGCCTGCGCAATTGCCGTTCATGATTGGCCCGACCGGGTTCAATGGCCTGCTAACGCGTGACGGTGACCTGCACTTGGCGCGTGCTGCGGCCGAAGCCGGCATACCTTTCGTGCTTAGCAACGCCTCGACCACATCGATGGAAGACATTGCGGCCATTGACAACATCCGTGCCTGGATGCAGATCTACCTGTACCGCACCCGTGACCATGTGACGAGGTTGGTGGAGCGCGCAGAAAGGTTGAATCTGGAAGCCATTGTGGTGACCACAGACAGCGCTATTTTGGGAAATCGTGAGTGGGATAAGCGCAATTACGCAAAGCCGCTGCACCTTGATCTACGCAACTACCTGGACGTGTTGTGCCACCTGCGCTGGATTTGGGATGTGCTGGTTCCCAACGGTGTGCCGCGGTTTAAGAACCTTGGTGATTTGTTGCCGCCTGGTAAAGACTCAGTGAAGGGTGCCGCCAGCGCATTGGCTGCTGAACTTGACCCGACCCTGAGTTGGGATGACATCGCCTGGCTGCGTGATATGTGGCGCGGGAAATTGATCGTTAAAGGCGTGATCCACCCTGACGATGCTCGCCGGTCGATGCAGTACGGTGTTGACGGAGTAATACTATCCAACCATGGAGGCCGCCAACTTGACGGTGCTGTATCCGCGATGGAAACTCTGCCGGAAGTGGCACGCATCTGTCGTGGGCGCATGGAAGTGTTTCTTGATGGCGGGTTCCGACGTGGCAGCGATATCGCCAAAGCCTTGTTGCTTGGGGCTTCTGGCGTGTTGATTGGGCGAGCCGGAATCTATGGTCTGGCCGCCGGTAAAGGTCCTGGTGCGGCGCATGCTATCGACATTCTTCGCAGCGAATTGGACCGTACTTTGGGCCTGCTCGGCTGCTGCAACCTAGAAGAACTCACCCCTGACCTGATCCATGCTCCGCGCTGGCGGGCGCTGGCTGAGGCCATTCGTAACTAA
- a CDS encoding LysR family transcriptional regulator yields the protein MLQPLNYIVSRFHIRQLRLLIALDDLGTLHRAADHVAISQPGASKALHEIEITFGMPLFARSTKGLVANDMGRCVIRYARLIFSDLAHLHDEMHGILQGHGGHVAVGTIAGSVPLVSKALTKLRQVQPGISVQVVEGISSHLLKLLDEGRLDLAIARTSGSQHKDDYACLSLHPERLALVAGPEHSQHDNSTLSLQELHAYSWVVYPTGTPMRAVLEREFGEAGLEFPRYSLETSSTFTMLSLLQEDSQLVAIMPHSIACSSEGFGLLRRLPLELQSRTEPCSIIHRQGSSLSPLAALLLEHLRNEQDALTED from the coding sequence ATGCTGCAACCACTAAACTACATCGTTTCACGCTTTCACATTCGTCAGCTAAGGCTGCTTATTGCCCTCGACGACCTGGGCACATTGCATCGTGCAGCTGATCATGTCGCTATCAGCCAGCCGGGTGCGAGCAAAGCACTACATGAGATTGAGATAACGTTCGGCATGCCATTGTTTGCGCGCAGCACTAAGGGTCTGGTTGCCAACGACATGGGCCGCTGCGTAATTCGCTACGCCCGCTTAATTTTCAGTGATCTCGCACATTTGCATGATGAAATGCACGGCATTCTTCAAGGCCACGGCGGTCATGTGGCGGTTGGCACCATCGCGGGCTCCGTACCTTTGGTATCAAAAGCCTTAACCAAGCTTCGGCAGGTACAGCCAGGCATTTCGGTGCAGGTTGTCGAAGGCATTAGCTCGCACTTGCTTAAGTTGCTTGACGAAGGACGGCTCGACTTGGCCATCGCACGCACCAGCGGCAGCCAACACAAAGATGATTACGCGTGTCTAAGTCTGCACCCAGAGCGCCTGGCACTGGTGGCCGGGCCCGAGCATTCTCAGCACGACAACTCGACCTTAAGCTTGCAGGAACTACACGCCTACAGCTGGGTTGTTTATCCCACGGGCACACCTATGCGCGCTGTGCTTGAACGCGAGTTTGGTGAAGCCGGACTGGAATTCCCGCGTTATTCGCTGGAAACCTCATCAACGTTCACCATGCTCAGTTTGCTACAAGAAGACTCGCAACTGGTGGCCATTATGCCCCACTCTATCGCATGCTCTAGCGAAGGCTTTGGCTTGTTGCGGCGTCTGCCGCTGGAACTGCAGTCACGCACTGAGCCCTGTTCAATCATTCATCGTCAGGGTAGTAGCTTGTCACCACTCGCCGCACTCTTACTTGAGCATTTGCGTAACGAGCAAGATGCATTGACAGAGGATTAA